One window of Trinickia caryophylli genomic DNA carries:
- the argB gene encoding acetylglutamate kinase, protein MSEPLDLSQIAPTLKAEILAEALPYIRQYHGKTVVIKYGGNAMTEERLKQGFARDVILLKLVGINPVIVHGGGPQIDQALKKIGKQGTFIQGMRVTDEETMEVVEWVLGGEVQQDIVTLINHFGGHAVGLTGKDGGLIHARKLMMPDRDNPGQYVDIGQVGEVEAINPAVVRALQDDAFIPVISPIGFGEDGLSYNINADLVAGKLAVVLNAEKLVMMTNIPGVMDKAGTLLTDLSAREIDALFADGTISGGMLPKIASALDAAKSGVRSVHIIDGRIEHSVLLEILTEQPFGTMIRSH, encoded by the coding sequence ATGTCCGAGCCTCTCGACCTCTCCCAGATCGCCCCCACTCTGAAAGCCGAAATTCTGGCTGAGGCATTGCCCTATATCCGTCAGTACCACGGCAAAACCGTCGTGATCAAATACGGCGGCAATGCAATGACTGAGGAGAGGTTAAAGCAAGGATTCGCGCGCGATGTGATCTTGCTCAAACTTGTTGGCATCAATCCCGTGATCGTGCACGGCGGCGGGCCGCAAATCGACCAGGCGCTCAAGAAGATCGGAAAGCAGGGCACCTTCATCCAGGGCATGCGCGTCACCGACGAAGAAACCATGGAAGTCGTCGAATGGGTGCTCGGCGGCGAGGTGCAGCAGGACATCGTCACGCTCATCAACCACTTCGGCGGCCATGCCGTCGGCCTGACCGGCAAGGATGGCGGCCTCATCCACGCGCGCAAGCTCATGATGCCGGACCGTGACAATCCCGGCCAATATGTCGATATCGGCCAAGTCGGCGAAGTGGAGGCCATCAACCCGGCCGTCGTCCGGGCGCTGCAGGACGATGCCTTCATTCCCGTCATCTCGCCCATCGGCTTCGGCGAAGACGGCCTGTCGTACAACATCAACGCCGACCTCGTGGCCGGCAAGCTGGCGGTCGTGCTCAACGCCGAGAAGCTCGTCATGATGACGAACATCCCCGGCGTGATGGACAAGGCCGGGACCTTGCTGACCGACCTGTCAGCGCGCGAGATCGACGCCCTTTTCGCCGACGGCACGATCTCGGGCGGCATGCTGCCGAAAATCGCCTCGGCGCTCGACGCGGCCAAGAGCGGGGTGCGCTCCGTGCACATCATCGACGGCCGCATCGAGCACTCGGTACTGCTCGAAATCCTGACCGAGCAGCCTTTCGGCACGATGATCCGCTCGCACTGA
- a CDS encoding cysteine-rich CWC family protein, whose product MCPPNRDHLECRPAHCPGCGAKFDCACDAKPHVCWCAAMPKVSAERLVPGQSCLCPQCLAAALARSPLPPNG is encoded by the coding sequence ATGTGCCCTCCGAACCGCGATCACCTCGAATGCCGCCCGGCGCACTGCCCCGGATGTGGCGCGAAATTCGATTGCGCATGCGACGCGAAGCCGCACGTGTGCTGGTGCGCCGCGATGCCGAAGGTGAGCGCGGAGCGGCTCGTGCCCGGCCAATCCTGCCTGTGTCCTCAGTGCCTCGCCGCCGCTCTTGCGCGTTCGCCCTTACCACCGAACGGTTGA
- a CDS encoding ATP-binding protein, translated as MHRITNTGRVNLGHLFWLRCLAIIGQLATIAVVEQFFGVHLPLPAMLTIIALEVVFNALTWLRVASARPETNLELLGQLWVDLAALSGLLFLSGGTTNPFVSLYLPSLAIAAAVLPWRHMIWLAIFAMCCYVALGFDSVPLNMDNPANLFDYFRAGMWVNFMVSVGLIAWFVARMSTALRLRDAALGDAQQRLLRDERAVALGVQAATVAHEMGTPLSTIAMLTEELRDAARTDDGLAPYAPDLELLEQQMSLCTSALARLRTRASTSSHREKLDEWLAGFAEQWRLRHPHVKFERVAAPSPDAWLEDTTAVGQILTILLDNAARASRDDVTLTAAARDGDIEFEVRDSGPGIAPALRAQLGAAPVDSTQGGHGVGLYLAFAAAARLGGSLELTDGEPRGTRVVLRVPAAPSSSDSRET; from the coding sequence ATGCATCGTATCACCAACACCGGCCGCGTGAACCTCGGCCATCTGTTCTGGCTGCGCTGTCTGGCGATCATCGGCCAGCTTGCGACGATCGCCGTCGTCGAGCAGTTTTTCGGCGTGCATCTGCCGCTGCCGGCCATGCTGACGATCATCGCGCTCGAGGTCGTGTTCAATGCGCTGACGTGGCTGCGCGTGGCCAGCGCGCGGCCCGAGACGAATCTCGAGCTGCTGGGCCAGCTCTGGGTCGATCTTGCCGCGCTTTCGGGGCTGCTCTTCCTTTCCGGCGGAACGACGAATCCGTTCGTCTCCCTCTATTTGCCCTCGCTTGCCATCGCGGCCGCCGTGCTGCCCTGGCGGCACATGATTTGGCTCGCCATTTTCGCGATGTGCTGTTACGTAGCGCTCGGCTTCGATTCCGTGCCGCTCAACATGGATAATCCGGCGAATCTTTTCGATTACTTCCGCGCCGGCATGTGGGTCAACTTCATGGTGAGCGTGGGGCTCATCGCCTGGTTCGTCGCGCGTATGTCGACGGCGCTGCGCCTGCGCGACGCCGCGCTCGGCGACGCTCAGCAGCGGCTCCTGCGCGACGAGCGGGCCGTGGCTCTCGGCGTGCAGGCGGCCACGGTCGCCCACGAGATGGGCACGCCGCTTTCGACGATCGCGATGCTGACCGAGGAGCTGCGCGACGCCGCGCGCACCGATGACGGCCTTGCGCCTTATGCCCCCGATCTCGAGCTGCTCGAGCAGCAGATGTCGCTTTGCACCTCGGCGCTGGCGCGGCTGCGTACGCGTGCGTCCACGTCATCGCATCGCGAGAAGCTCGACGAGTGGCTTGCCGGCTTTGCCGAGCAGTGGCGCTTGCGGCATCCGCACGTGAAATTCGAGCGTGTCGCGGCGCCCAGCCCCGATGCATGGCTCGAGGACACGACGGCCGTGGGGCAGATCCTCACGATTCTGCTCGACAACGCGGCGCGCGCGAGCCGCGACGATGTGACGCTCACGGCCGCCGCGCGCGATGGCGATATCGAGTTCGAGGTGCGCGACAGCGGGCCCGGCATTGCGCCGGCTCTGCGCGCGCAGCTCGGCGCGGCACCGGTGGACAGTACGCAAGGCGGCCACGGCGTCGGGTTGTATCTCGCTTTCGCGGCCGCGGCGCGACTGGGGGGCTCGCTCGAGCTCACCGACGGCGAGCCGCGCGGCACACGCGTCGTGCTTCGAGTGCCGGCCGCACCTTCTTCATCCGACTCCAGGGAGACCTAA
- a CDS encoding response regulator transcription factor, with the protein MSDTNFLVIDDDEVFAGILARGLTRRGYNVLQAHNAQDAIKLANEHKFELMTVDLHLGGDSGLNLVAPLRELQPDARMLVLTGYASIATAVQAVKDGADNYLAKPANVESILVALKAEASAEQAEAAIENPTLLSVARLEWEHIQRALAENGGNISATARALNMHRRTLQRKLAKRPVKQ; encoded by the coding sequence ATGAGCGATACCAATTTTCTCGTCATCGACGACGACGAAGTCTTCGCGGGCATACTGGCCCGTGGGCTGACGCGCCGCGGCTACAACGTGCTTCAGGCGCACAACGCGCAGGATGCGATCAAGCTCGCGAACGAGCACAAGTTCGAACTGATGACGGTCGATCTGCATCTCGGCGGCGATTCGGGCCTGAACCTCGTTGCGCCGCTGCGCGAGCTGCAGCCCGATGCGCGCATGCTCGTGCTGACGGGCTATGCGAGCATTGCCACGGCGGTGCAGGCGGTCAAGGATGGCGCCGACAACTATCTGGCCAAGCCGGCCAACGTCGAGTCGATCCTGGTCGCACTGAAAGCCGAGGCGAGCGCAGAGCAGGCCGAGGCCGCGATCGAGAACCCGACGCTGCTCTCGGTGGCGCGGCTCGAGTGGGAACATATCCAGCGCGCGCTGGCCGAGAACGGCGGCAATATTTCGGCGACGGCGCGTGCGCTGAACATGCATCGGCGCACGTTGCAGCGCAAGCTGGCGAAGCGGCCGGTGAAGCAGTAG
- a CDS encoding protein-tyrosine phosphatase family protein yields MPAADNAAPTRPMNDSAQGYPHAATLYEQLSDILLSEEAHPPVKHGYVNIPEEAANPASGSPGYGNSKTIALPHEQRVTAPSLKGAVRAKLPFRNWMWIEEGKAARASAPNYGLSDSSQRMSPDAIDVLKNEKITAVVSLNYFELTPEEIESLKNEGIEYLWLPVKDHRAPSVQQLIEGSEFIERNPGATLSYCGFGEGRTGILISAWEIYSGRKSTAQAIADTTAEQVAQKKALLFVPTRRAVAADRASRTRGHTV; encoded by the coding sequence ATGCCCGCTGCTGACAACGCCGCGCCTACCCGGCCCATGAATGACAGCGCGCAGGGGTATCCCCATGCCGCCACACTTTACGAGCAGCTTTCGGATATCCTCCTTTCCGAAGAGGCTCACCCGCCCGTCAAGCACGGCTATGTGAACATCCCGGAAGAAGCTGCGAATCCTGCGTCTGGCTCACCCGGATACGGCAATTCGAAAACAATCGCGCTTCCCCACGAGCAACGCGTCACGGCACCATCTTTGAAGGGAGCGGTGCGGGCAAAGCTGCCTTTCCGCAACTGGATGTGGATCGAAGAAGGAAAGGCTGCCCGTGCGTCCGCACCGAACTATGGGCTGAGCGATAGCTCGCAACGTATGTCGCCCGATGCCATCGACGTCCTGAAAAACGAAAAAATCACTGCCGTCGTGAGCCTCAACTACTTCGAATTGACTCCCGAAGAAATTGAATCGCTAAAAAATGAAGGCATCGAATACTTGTGGCTCCCGGTCAAGGATCATCGCGCTCCATCCGTCCAACAACTCATCGAAGGCAGCGAATTCATCGAGCGTAATCCTGGCGCCACACTCAGTTACTGCGGGTTTGGAGAGGGGAGAACCGGCATACTGATATCCGCGTGGGAAATATATTCCGGAAGGAAGTCCACGGCCCAGGCAATCGCCGACACGACCGCGGAGCAAGTCGCACAAAAAAAAGCGCTCTTATTCGTTCCTACGCGTCGCGCTGTTGCCGCTGATCGTGCATCCCGCACTCGCGGCCATACCGTGTAG